The Chiroxiphia lanceolata isolate bChiLan1 chromosome 12, bChiLan1.pri, whole genome shotgun sequence genome window below encodes:
- the LOC116792798 gene encoding uncharacterized protein LOC116792798 isoform X2, with protein sequence MKCHTRLGLSPWYWPHMMGTVPQCSQSGHIPGHRQSHVLVPRATTVFTGAGGGPVPQLPLEQQQLQDHSEVRRPWRCPHDEPPRPGELPPADPASPRLAVPPALALAGLLGSSGTSPSGIVAKHGKNHLLRTRGPAKVLRRKGGMDVAALQQRIRAAMEQVVEYDAITCNCIHFALALLGLGQLAGAMVSPALQ encoded by the exons ATGAAATGTCACACCAGGTTGGGTTTGTCCCCCTGGTACTGGCCCCACATGATGGGCACGGTGCCACAGTGCAGCCAGTCCGGGCACATTCCTGGGCACCGGCAGAGCCATGTGCTGGTGCCAAGAGCCACCACGGTGTTCACTGGGGCGGGTGGAGGTCCTGTCCCACAGCTAcctttggagcagcagcagcttcaggaCCACAGTGAAGTGAGGAGACCTTGGAGGTGTCCCCACG ATGAACCTCCTCGCCCAG GTGAGCTCCCTCCTGCAGACCCTGCAAGCCCCAGATTGGCTgttcctccagccctggcactggctGGGCTCCTGG GCAGCTCGGGGACTTCACCATCAGGGATTGTGGCCAAGCATGGCAAGAACCACCTCCTGCGAACGCGGGGTCCGGCCAAGGTGCTCcggaggaagggagggatggatgtggctgccctgcagcagcgGATCCGGGCAGCCATGGAGCAGGTGGTGGAGTACGATGCCATCACCTGCAACTGCATCCACTTTGCCCTTGCCttgctggggctgggccagcTCGCCGGTGCCATG GTGTCCCCAGCGCTGCAGTGA
- the LOC116792798 gene encoding uncharacterized protein LOC116792798 isoform X3 — MNLLAQVSSLLQTLQAPDWLFLQPWHWLGSWVSSSRQVVGGAVTTAGFFLCEGLLGQHFDVVPNGVAKPQPGDLFLFPLASGGPSWWSAHAGVYCGDGEIIHLEGSSGTSPSGIVAKHGKNHLLRTRGPAKVLRRKGGMDVAALQQRIRAAMEQVVEYDAITCNCIHFALALLGLGQLAGAMVSPALQ, encoded by the exons ATGAACCTCCTCGCCCAG GTGAGCTCCCTCCTGCAGACCCTGCAAGCCCCAGATTGGCTgttcctccagccctggcactggctGGGCTCCTGG gtgagcagctccaggcag GTGGTGGGCGGGGCGGTGACTACGGCGGGTTTCTTCCTCTGCGAGGGGCTGCTGGGACAGCACTTTGACGTGGTCCCCAACGGGGTGGCCAAGCCCCAGCCCGGGGACCTCTTCCTCTTCCCGCTGGCCTCAGGGGGCCCCAGCTGGTGGAGTGCCCACGCTGGTGTCTACTGTGGTGACGGGGAGATCATCCACCTGGAAG GCAGCTCGGGGACTTCACCATCAGGGATTGTGGCCAAGCATGGCAAGAACCACCTCCTGCGAACGCGGGGTCCGGCCAAGGTGCTCcggaggaagggagggatggatgtggctgccctgcagcagcgGATCCGGGCAGCCATGGAGCAGGTGGTGGAGTACGATGCCATCACCTGCAACTGCATCCACTTTGCCCTTGCCttgctggggctgggccagcTCGCCGGTGCCATG GTGTCCCCAGCGCTGCAGTGA
- the LOC116792798 gene encoding uncharacterized protein LOC116792798 isoform X1, whose translation MKCHTRLGLSPWYWPHMMGTVPQCSQSGHIPGHRQSHVLVPRATTVFTGAGGGPVPQLPLEQQQLQDHSEVRRPWRCPHDEPPRPGELPPADPASPRLAVPPALALAGLLGEQLQAGSSGTSPSGIVAKHGKNHLLRTRGPAKVLRRKGGMDVAALQQRIRAAMEQVVEYDAITCNCIHFALALLGLGQLAGAMVSPALQ comes from the exons ATGAAATGTCACACCAGGTTGGGTTTGTCCCCCTGGTACTGGCCCCACATGATGGGCACGGTGCCACAGTGCAGCCAGTCCGGGCACATTCCTGGGCACCGGCAGAGCCATGTGCTGGTGCCAAGAGCCACCACGGTGTTCACTGGGGCGGGTGGAGGTCCTGTCCCACAGCTAcctttggagcagcagcagcttcaggaCCACAGTGAAGTGAGGAGACCTTGGAGGTGTCCCCACG ATGAACCTCCTCGCCCAG GTGAGCTCCCTCCTGCAGACCCTGCAAGCCCCAGATTGGCTgttcctccagccctggcactggctGGGCTCCTGG gtgagcagctccaggcag GCAGCTCGGGGACTTCACCATCAGGGATTGTGGCCAAGCATGGCAAGAACCACCTCCTGCGAACGCGGGGTCCGGCCAAGGTGCTCcggaggaagggagggatggatgtggctgccctgcagcagcgGATCCGGGCAGCCATGGAGCAGGTGGTGGAGTACGATGCCATCACCTGCAACTGCATCCACTTTGCCCTTGCCttgctggggctgggccagcTCGCCGGTGCCATG GTGTCCCCAGCGCTGCAGTGA
- the LOC116792798 gene encoding uncharacterized protein LOC116792798 isoform X4 → MNLLAQVSSLLQTLQAPDWLFLQPWHWLGSWVSSSRQGLLGQHFDVVPNGVAKPQPGDLFLFPLASGGPSWWSAHAGVYCGDGEIIHLEGSSGTSPSGIVAKHGKNHLLRTRGPAKVLRRKGGMDVAALQQRIRAAMEQVVEYDAITCNCIHFALALLGLGQLAGAMVSPALQ, encoded by the exons ATGAACCTCCTCGCCCAG GTGAGCTCCCTCCTGCAGACCCTGCAAGCCCCAGATTGGCTgttcctccagccctggcactggctGGGCTCCTGG gtgagcagctccaggcag GGGCTGCTGGGACAGCACTTTGACGTGGTCCCCAACGGGGTGGCCAAGCCCCAGCCCGGGGACCTCTTCCTCTTCCCGCTGGCCTCAGGGGGCCCCAGCTGGTGGAGTGCCCACGCTGGTGTCTACTGTGGTGACGGGGAGATCATCCACCTGGAAG GCAGCTCGGGGACTTCACCATCAGGGATTGTGGCCAAGCATGGCAAGAACCACCTCCTGCGAACGCGGGGTCCGGCCAAGGTGCTCcggaggaagggagggatggatgtggctgccctgcagcagcgGATCCGGGCAGCCATGGAGCAGGTGGTGGAGTACGATGCCATCACCTGCAACTGCATCCACTTTGCCCTTGCCttgctggggctgggccagcTCGCCGGTGCCATG GTGTCCCCAGCGCTGCAGTGA
- the NR2E3 gene encoding photoreceptor-specific nuclear receptor: MAASPAGSVVSAGLDESPTGLSPAPGKALSPVLLCKVCGDTSSGKHYGIYACNGCSGFFKRSVRRKLIYRCQAGTGLCPVDKAHRNQCQACRLKKCLQAGMNKDAVQNERQPRSTAQVRLDSIELDAELPPEHVATTREVPPSPCPAPRGPGATVTVTPGPRAPTPPTNHRFMASLMTAETCAKLEPEDADETVDVTGSEPERATGEYQVAPYPAASPENIYETSARLLFMAVKWAKNLPVFSNLPFRDQVILLEEAWSELFLLCAIQWSMPLESCPLLAVPEPAPGKLLPAALDVRALQETLGRFKALAVDPTEFACMKAVVLFKPETRGLKDPEQVENLQDQSQVMLGQHNRSHYPGQPVRFGKLLLLLPALRFISSERVELLFFRRTIGNTPMEKLLCDMFKN, from the exons ATGGCTGCGTCCCCGGCGGGGTCGGTGGTGAGCGCCGGGCTGGACGAGAGCCCCACGG ggctgagcccggCCCCGGGCAAGGCGCTGAGCCCGGTGCTGCTGTGCAAGGTGTGCGGGGACACCAGCAGTGGGAAGCACTACGGCATCTACGCCTGCAACGGCTGCAGCGGCTTCTTCAAGCGCAGCGTCCGCAGGAAGCTCATCTAcag GTGCCAGGCGGGGACGGGGCTGTGCCCGGTGGACAAGGCACATCGCAACCAGTGCCAGGCCTGCCGGCTCAAGAAGTGCCTGCAGGCTGGCATGAACAAGGACG CCGTGCAGAACGAGCGCCAGCCCCGTAGCACGGCCCAGGTCCGGCTGGACAGCATCGAGCTGGATGCTGAGCTGCCCCCAGAGCACGTGGCCACCACACGTGAGGTGCCCCCATCACCCTGTCCCGCTCCTCGTGGTCCCGGtgccactgtcactgtcaccccgGGTCCGCGGGCGCCCACACCACCCACCAACCATCGCTTCATGGCCAGCCTGATGACGGCTGAGACCTGCGCCAAGCTGGAGCCTGAGGATG CTGATGAGACAGTGGATGTGACGGGCAGTGAGCCGGAGCGGGCGACCGGCGAGTACCAGGTGGCACCGTACCCGGCAGCCAGCCCCGAGAACATCTACGAGACCTCTGCACGGCTCCTCTTCATGGCTGTGAAGTGGGCCAAGAACCTGCCCGTCTTCTCCAACCTGCCCTTCCGTGACCAG GTGATCCTGCTGGAGGAAGCATGGAGTgagctgttcctgctctgcGCCATCCAGTGGTCCATGCCCCTGGAGAGCTGCCCGCTGCTGGCTGTCCCCGAGCCCGCccctgggaagctgctgccGGCTGCCCTGGACGTCCGGGCGCTGCAGGAGACCCTCGGCCGCTTCAAGGCGCTGGCCGTCGACCCCACCGAGTTTGCCTGCATGAAGGCTGTGGTGCTCTTCAAACCAG agacCCGTGGCCTGAAGGACCCCGAGCAGGTGGAGAACCTGCAGGACCAGTCGCAGGTGATGCTGGGCCAGCACAACCGTTCCCACTATCCTGGGCAACCCGTCAG gtttgggaagctgctgctgctcctcccggCACTGCGCTTTATCTCCTCGGAGCGCGTGGAGCTGCTCTTCTTCCGCCGGACCATTGGCAACACCCCCAtggagaagctgctgtgtgACATGTTCAAGAACTGA